A single window of Providencia alcalifaciens DNA harbors:
- the ahpC gene encoding alkyl hydroperoxide reductase subunit C, giving the protein MSLINTQIKPFSNQAFKDGKFIEVTEKDVAGKWSVFFFYPADFTFVCPTELGDIADHYAEFQKMGVDIYSVSTDTHFTHKAWHESSETIGKIKYAMIGDPTGALTRNFENMRENEGLADRGTFVVDPQGIIQAIEITAEGIGRDASDLLRKVKAAQYVASHPGEVCPAKWKEGEATLSPSLDLVGKI; this is encoded by the coding sequence ATGTCATTAATTAATACTCAAATCAAACCTTTTTCTAACCAAGCTTTTAAAGACGGCAAATTTATCGAAGTAACAGAGAAAGATGTTGCGGGTAAATGGAGCGTTTTCTTCTTCTATCCAGCGGACTTCACTTTCGTTTGCCCAACTGAATTAGGCGACATTGCTGACCATTACGCTGAATTTCAAAAAATGGGCGTAGATATCTACTCTGTATCGACTGACACCCACTTTACTCACAAAGCATGGCACGAAAGCTCTGAAACCATCGGTAAAATCAAATACGCGATGATCGGCGACCCAACTGGTGCTCTGACTCGTAACTTCGAAAACATGCGTGAAAACGAAGGTCTGGCTGACCGTGGTACATTCGTTGTTGACCCACAAGGTATCATCCAAGCTATCGAAATCACTGCAGAAGGCATTGGTCGTGACGCTTCAGACTTACTGCGTAAAGTTAAAGCTGCTCAATACGTTGCAAGCCACCCAGGTGAAGTTTGCCCAGCTAAATGGAAAGAAGGTGAAGCAACACTGTCTCCATCTTTAGATTTAGTCGGCAAAATCTAA
- the ahpF gene encoding alkyl hydroperoxide reductase subunit F encodes MLDNNLQAQLKAYLERLTKPVELVSNLDDSAKSIEIKQLLEQIASLSDKVTVREEHDAAQRTPSFLITNPGTNIGVRFAGSPLGHEFTSLVLALLQVGGHPSKEAQELLDQVKGLEGDFNFETYYSLSCHNCPDVVQALNLMAVLNPNISHTAIDGALFQNEIDERNIMGVPAVFLNGKEFGQGRMTLSEIVSKVDTNADARAAKAISERDPFEVLIIGSGPAGASAAVYTARKGIRTGVIGERFGGQVMDTVDIENYISVLKTEGAILAGALKNHVDSYNVDVIDGQSVTKLIPAEEMGGYHQIETASGGVMKARSIIIATGARWRNMGVPGEQEYRTKGVTFCPHCDGPLFKGKRVAVIGGGNSGIEAAIDLAGIVEHVTVLEFASELKADSVLQAKARSMSNIDIILNAQTLEVKGDGSKMTSLEYKDRADESVHSLEVAGAFVQIGLLPNTNWLGDTVARNRMGEIEIDARNETSVKGVFAAGDCTTVPYKQIIISAGEGAKAALSAFDYLIRTSTRTAE; translated from the coding sequence ATGCTCGATAATAATTTACAGGCTCAATTAAAAGCCTATCTGGAAAGATTAACTAAACCCGTAGAGCTAGTTTCGAATTTAGATGACAGCGCAAAATCAATTGAAATAAAACAATTACTTGAACAAATTGCGTCGCTGTCTGACAAGGTGACTGTGCGTGAAGAGCACGATGCTGCACAAAGAACACCTTCATTTTTAATCACCAACCCAGGGACTAATATTGGCGTGCGTTTTGCGGGCTCACCATTAGGCCATGAATTTACCTCTTTAGTGCTGGCTCTCCTACAAGTGGGTGGTCATCCATCCAAAGAAGCACAAGAATTATTGGATCAAGTGAAAGGGCTGGAAGGCGACTTTAACTTCGAAACTTACTACTCATTATCTTGCCATAACTGCCCTGATGTTGTGCAGGCTCTGAACTTAATGGCGGTATTGAACCCGAACATCAGCCATACGGCGATTGATGGTGCGCTGTTCCAAAACGAAATTGACGAACGCAATATCATGGGTGTTCCTGCTGTTTTCTTAAATGGCAAAGAATTTGGTCAAGGCCGCATGACATTAAGCGAAATCGTGAGCAAGGTGGATACCAATGCTGACGCGCGTGCGGCAAAAGCGATTAGCGAACGTGATCCATTTGAAGTTCTGATCATCGGTAGTGGTCCTGCGGGCGCATCCGCTGCGGTTTATACTGCACGTAAAGGTATTCGTACAGGGGTTATCGGTGAGCGTTTCGGTGGGCAAGTCATGGATACCGTTGATATCGAAAACTATATTTCGGTATTAAAAACTGAAGGCGCAATTTTAGCTGGTGCCCTGAAAAATCATGTGGATAGCTACAATGTCGATGTAATTGATGGCCAATCAGTGACTAAGCTTATCCCTGCTGAAGAAATGGGTGGATATCACCAAATCGAAACCGCATCAGGCGGCGTGATGAAGGCGCGCAGTATTATTATCGCTACTGGCGCACGCTGGAGAAACATGGGTGTTCCGGGTGAACAAGAGTACCGTACAAAAGGGGTAACGTTCTGTCCTCACTGTGATGGCCCACTGTTTAAAGGCAAACGCGTCGCGGTAATCGGTGGTGGTAACTCTGGTATCGAAGCGGCTATCGATTTAGCGGGTATTGTTGAGCATGTGACGGTATTGGAATTCGCGTCAGAATTGAAAGCGGACTCCGTGTTACAAGCTAAAGCCCGTAGCATGAGCAATATCGATATTATTTTAAATGCTCAAACCCTTGAAGTTAAAGGCGATGGCAGCAAGATGACTAGCTTAGAGTACAAAGACCGCGCTGATGAAAGCGTGCACTCTTTGGAAGTGGCAGGTGCGTTTGTTCAAATCGGTTTATTACCAAATACCAATTGGTTAGGTGATACCGTTGCTCGTAACCGTATGGGCGAAATTGAAATTGATGCACGTAACGAAACTAGCGTGAAGGGTGTATTCGCGGCTGGTGACTGTACAACAGTGCCTTACAAACAAATTATCATTTCCGCCGGAGAGGGAGCAAAAGCCGCACTTAGCGCATTTGACTACCTAATCCGCACAAGTACCAGAACCGCTGAATAG
- a CDS encoding YebB family permuted papain-like enzyme, which translates to MTKINYPYELEIGDIVFTSIGTEVFRQIASASKCWSNHVGMIIGHDGNDYLVAESRIPLSTTTTLSRFIARSSESRYSVRRLSTHLTEAQKQALVTQVFPRLNKFYHTGFKYDSSRQFCSKFVFDIYQSALSIRIGEIETFQELLTKNPNAKLKFWKLWFIGSIPWERTTVTPASLWHHSELSLVYRSHEDIH; encoded by the coding sequence ATGACAAAAATAAATTACCCTTATGAACTGGAAATTGGCGACATTGTTTTCACCAGTATTGGAACTGAAGTTTTTCGCCAAATCGCTTCTGCATCAAAATGTTGGAGTAATCATGTAGGCATGATCATTGGCCATGATGGCAACGACTATTTAGTAGCAGAAAGCCGCATTCCTTTATCGACCACCACCACATTATCCCGCTTTATTGCTCGCTCATCTGAGTCTCGTTACAGTGTGCGTCGCTTATCTACACATTTAACCGAGGCACAAAAACAGGCGTTAGTGACTCAAGTTTTTCCACGATTAAATAAGTTTTACCACACAGGGTTTAAATACGATTCATCACGCCAGTTTTGCTCAAAATTTGTATTCGATATTTACCAATCTGCCTTATCTATTCGCATTGGTGAAATCGAAACTTTCCAAGAATTATTAACAAAAAATCCGAATGCCAAATTAAAATTCTGGAAACTATGGTTTATTGGTTCCATTCCTTGGGAGCGCACGACCGTCACCCCGGCCAGCTTATGGCATCATTCAGAGCTTTCTTTGGTGTACCGTAGCCACGAAGATATTCATTAA
- a CDS encoding PLP-dependent aminotransferase family protein yields the protein MRRKQQAQFPLLLIEQGRINEGVYHTIRNAILDGRIAAGLKLPSTRALAEMMSISRNSVIAGFERLIDEGYLYSKQGSGTYVSAQIPDELVRPISTKQAAFQQENPALYLNPILNNLQPLWEQSRPITNKRSIFNIGVGCVDQFPHDLWGRLLGRVWRKSKHDITHYNHPDGYIPLKKLLADYVRSTRGVHCNDKQIIIVNGTQQAINLVAKVLLKQNDTVWLDDPGYDSARAILTAAGANISPIPSDNEGMNIEYAAAHHSNAKLIYTTPSHQFPLGTTLSLPRRLALLDWAQQNNAWIFEDDYNSEFRFLSKPIQALQGLDNHQRVIYAGTFSKMMYPGFRLGFLIVPEILSEAFTMIKYYSDSHCSYLEQAALAQFIQEGHYARHIRKIRKICYERQTVFCQSINQYLPHIFDAQMNDSGIHTVCWVKKGYNLEIILEQCRHLGFGAQPLSRYCIHSQNNDAILFGYAAHTEQVIIQNIQLLSEALAKIYPS from the coding sequence ATGAGAAGAAAGCAGCAAGCTCAGTTTCCACTGTTATTGATTGAACAGGGTCGAATTAATGAAGGGGTTTACCATACGATCCGCAATGCAATATTGGATGGACGAATTGCTGCTGGCCTAAAATTACCTTCGACTCGGGCGCTAGCTGAGATGATGTCAATCTCTCGTAACTCGGTAATTGCAGGGTTTGAACGCTTAATCGATGAAGGTTATTTATATTCAAAGCAAGGCTCTGGAACATATGTTTCTGCACAAATTCCTGATGAATTAGTTCGTCCAATTAGCACCAAACAAGCGGCTTTCCAACAAGAAAATCCTGCACTTTATCTGAACCCCATATTGAATAACCTTCAGCCACTCTGGGAACAGTCTCGCCCAATTACCAATAAGCGCTCAATATTTAATATTGGCGTTGGTTGTGTCGATCAGTTTCCCCATGACCTTTGGGGGCGATTATTAGGGCGAGTTTGGCGAAAATCCAAGCATGATATCACGCACTATAATCACCCTGATGGCTATATACCGCTCAAAAAATTATTGGCTGATTATGTGCGTTCAACCCGAGGCGTTCATTGCAATGACAAGCAAATTATTATCGTCAACGGAACCCAACAGGCAATAAATTTGGTCGCTAAAGTATTATTAAAACAAAATGATACTGTTTGGCTCGATGACCCAGGTTATGACAGTGCTCGTGCTATTTTAACTGCCGCTGGTGCCAATATCTCACCAATCCCTTCCGATAATGAAGGAATGAATATTGAATATGCGGCCGCGCATCATAGTAATGCCAAACTGATTTACACCACGCCATCTCATCAGTTTCCGCTTGGGACAACCTTAAGTTTACCCCGCCGCCTCGCATTATTAGATTGGGCACAACAAAATAATGCTTGGATATTTGAGGATGATTACAACAGCGAGTTTCGTTTTTTATCCAAACCGATTCAAGCCTTACAAGGCCTTGATAATCATCAACGTGTTATTTATGCCGGTACATTTTCTAAAATGATGTATCCCGGTTTTCGCCTTGGATTTTTAATTGTGCCAGAAATTCTGAGTGAAGCTTTTACTATGATTAAATACTACAGTGACAGTCATTGTAGCTATTTAGAACAAGCCGCTTTAGCGCAGTTTATTCAAGAAGGTCATTACGCGAGACATATTCGTAAGATCCGCAAAATTTGCTATGAACGCCAAACTGTTTTTTGCCAATCCATCAATCAATATCTCCCGCACATTTTTGATGCACAAATGAATGATTCAGGGATCCATACCGTCTGTTGGGTAAAAAAAGGCTATAACTTAGAGATTATCCTAGAGCAGTGTCGTCACCTTGGTTTTGGTGCGCAGCCGTTATCTCGTTATTGTATTCACAGCCAAAATAATGATGCTATCTTGTTTGGTTATGCCGCCCACACTGAACAAGTGATCATCCAAAACATTCAGTTATTAAGTGAGGCATTGGCGAAAATATACCCGAGTTAA
- a CDS encoding GNAT family N-acetyltransferase: MNNAELPVSIEFVSPEHYPEWLVYWLEYQKFYQVDLSEEITLTAWARFFDEKEPMHCAVALEGNKVVGFVNYLYHRSTWAENDFCYLEDLYVTPEVRGRHVGKQLIEFVQQQAQQKQCGRLYWHTQETNLRGQKLYNWVAEKPGVIEYRMPL; this comes from the coding sequence ATGAATAATGCAGAACTACCAGTATCTATTGAGTTTGTTTCCCCTGAGCACTACCCAGAATGGTTAGTATATTGGTTGGAGTATCAAAAATTTTATCAAGTGGATTTAAGCGAAGAAATCACATTAACAGCATGGGCGCGTTTCTTTGATGAAAAAGAACCGATGCACTGTGCTGTCGCGTTAGAAGGGAACAAAGTGGTTGGTTTTGTGAACTATCTTTACCACCGTTCCACTTGGGCAGAAAATGATTTTTGTTATTTAGAAGATCTCTATGTTACCCCTGAAGTTCGTGGTCGCCATGTGGGGAAACAATTAATTGAGTTTGTTCAGCAACAAGCGCAGCAGAAACAATGTGGACGTTTATATTGGCATACTCAGGAAACCAATTTACGCGGACAAAAGCTATATAATTGGGTCGCAGAAAAACCAGGCGTTATTGAATACAGAATGCCACTATAA
- a CDS encoding NADAR family protein encodes MDIKNLCKLYRTGKKYKYVFFWGHQSKQQQVTKSCFSQWYPAPFIVDGNRFASAEHFMMAEKARLFGDSEILQKIIHAPNPGAAKAFGREVRGFKQDIWDANRFDIVVKANLAKFSQNDALKQFLLATNERVLVEASPVDKIWGIGLAEDAENIENPLTWKGLNLLGFALMEVRTQLAN; translated from the coding sequence ATGGATATAAAAAACCTTTGTAAGCTCTACCGAACGGGTAAAAAATATAAGTATGTCTTTTTCTGGGGGCATCAATCCAAACAACAGCAAGTCACGAAAAGCTGTTTTAGCCAATGGTACCCTGCTCCTTTTATCGTTGATGGTAACCGTTTCGCCAGTGCCGAACATTTCATGATGGCAGAAAAAGCGCGTTTATTTGGCGATAGTGAAATTCTGCAAAAAATTATCCATGCTCCGAATCCTGGGGCTGCAAAAGCCTTTGGACGAGAAGTTCGTGGTTTTAAACAAGATATCTGGGATGCAAACCGATTTGATATTGTTGTAAAAGCTAATTTAGCCAAGTTTTCTCAAAATGACGCACTAAAGCAGTTCTTGTTGGCAACCAATGAGCGCGTCCTAGTGGAAGCTAGCCCTGTCGATAAAATATGGGGAATTGGCTTAGCTGAAGATGCGGAGAATATTGAAAACCCTCTCACGTGGAAAGGCTTAAATTTATTGGGCTTTGCATTAATGGAAGTACGGACACAATTAGCCAATTAA
- a CDS encoding AEC family transporter: MEKILLVLWPLFALIAMGFVLRRTALFSADFWPSAEKLNYFILFPALLINSLANAPLNNPKLPYLACAIFFILAVSSLLVVVNKYLFKIPIPRFGAHIQGIIRFNTYLGLAIVADLFGSEGIAISAVIMAILVPSCNVIAVLSLSAGKKVSLKQLVMPIAKNPLIISCVIGILLNLLPIGLPFGSDQFLKLLAAASLPLGLICIGGALQTATLRKEFKPIMVSTLFRLLAMPVLASFTAYLFELPTLESVLLVIFFSIPTAPTSYILTKQLNGDSQLMAGIITFQTILAVITLPLVLTLITQ; the protein is encoded by the coding sequence ATGGAAAAGATCTTACTCGTGTTGTGGCCGTTGTTTGCTCTTATCGCAATGGGTTTTGTTTTACGTAGAACAGCACTATTTTCTGCCGATTTTTGGCCTAGCGCAGAAAAACTCAATTACTTTATTTTATTCCCTGCATTATTAATAAACAGTTTGGCGAACGCGCCACTCAATAATCCCAAATTACCTTATCTTGCCTGCGCCATTTTTTTCATCCTTGCTGTAAGTTCACTGCTTGTCGTGGTAAATAAATATTTATTTAAAATACCCATTCCACGATTTGGGGCTCACATTCAAGGGATTATTCGTTTTAATACTTATTTAGGGTTGGCGATTGTTGCTGACCTTTTTGGATCGGAAGGGATTGCGATTTCAGCGGTGATAATGGCGATTTTGGTTCCCAGCTGTAATGTCATTGCGGTACTGTCGTTGAGTGCAGGGAAGAAAGTGTCATTAAAGCAACTGGTCATGCCTATTGCTAAAAATCCATTAATTATTTCTTGTGTTATCGGAATATTATTAAATTTATTACCGATAGGTTTACCATTTGGGTCTGACCAATTTTTAAAATTATTGGCTGCAGCTAGTTTGCCATTAGGGTTAATTTGTATTGGTGGGGCACTACAAACGGCAACGCTCAGGAAAGAGTTTAAACCCATTATGGTTTCAACATTATTTCGCTTGCTTGCTATGCCAGTTCTAGCCTCATTTACGGCTTATTTATTTGAATTACCAACATTGGAAAGCGTGCTTTTAGTCATCTTTTTCTCTATACCTACCGCACCAACGTCCTATATTTTAACTAAGCAGCTTAATGGAGATAGTCAATTAATGGCAGGGATCATTACTTTCCAAACTATTCTTGCTGTTATTACATTACCACTAGTTTTAACATTAATTACCCAATAA
- a CDS encoding MliC family protein yields MKKTLLVSSIAALSILAASSSAFAAKTQTYNCDGQKIKVSFPNQDTAVMLYSDELILLKSKEAASGARYVGENFQLWSSKAGLNLATISEDDAVNNRVSDDKGRDCKLVK; encoded by the coding sequence ATGAAAAAAACTCTCTTAGTTTCTTCTATCGCTGCGTTATCAATTTTAGCTGCATCTTCATCTGCATTCGCAGCTAAAACACAAACCTATAACTGTGATGGACAAAAAATTAAAGTTTCTTTTCCTAATCAAGATACAGCAGTGATGCTTTACAGCGATGAACTGATTTTACTGAAAAGCAAAGAAGCCGCGAGTGGCGCTCGCTATGTTGGTGAAAACTTCCAACTATGGAGCAGCAAGGCAGGCTTAAACTTAGCCACTATTTCTGAAGATGATGCTGTTAATAACCGTGTTTCAGACGATAAAGGTCGTGATTGTAAACTGGTTAAATAA
- a CDS encoding AMP nucleosidase, whose amino-acid sequence MSLEQCRKYENLSIEETIETLSLLYSNAIEALRNAIATYVDKGMLPDTNARENGLFAYPELCVTWEGKVDHCEKTRAYARFVKRGDYSITVTQPDLFRAYLVEQLTIFQQDYDVSFAVRPSKTEIPYPFVIDGSDLILDRSMSSSLAAHFPITDLSHISDDITDGLYHVTDDMPLSHFDALRVDFSLARLKHYTGTPPEHVQPYILFTNYNRYVDEFVNWACEQIRDPESRYIALSCVGHNYLTAENADPQFATSDLTWKKFQMPAYHLIARDGGGITLVNIGVGPANAKNICDHLAVLRPHAWLMIGHCGGLRESQKIGDYVLAHAYLRDDHILDDVLPPDIPIPSIAEVQRALYDATKQVSNMPGELVKQRLRTGTVVTTDDRNWELRFFATARRFSLSRAVAVDMESATIAAQGYRFRVPYGTLLCVSDKPIHGEIKLPGQANSFYEGAISEHLQIGIRAIDLLRQEGDKLHSRKLRTFDEPPFR is encoded by the coding sequence GTGTCTTTGGAACAATGCCGAAAATATGAAAATCTTTCTATAGAAGAGACAATCGAAACACTCTCATTACTCTATTCAAATGCCATTGAAGCCTTGAGAAATGCCATTGCAACCTATGTCGATAAAGGGATGTTACCCGATACTAACGCTCGAGAAAATGGGTTGTTTGCCTACCCTGAGTTGTGTGTAACTTGGGAAGGAAAGGTTGACCATTGTGAAAAAACGCGAGCTTATGCCCGTTTTGTGAAACGGGGAGATTACAGCATTACTGTAACCCAACCAGACCTGTTTCGAGCTTACCTCGTTGAGCAATTAACCATTTTTCAACAAGACTATGACGTATCTTTTGCAGTTCGTCCGTCTAAGACTGAAATTCCATATCCATTTGTGATTGATGGCTCAGATTTAATTCTTGATAGAAGTATGAGTAGCAGCTTAGCCGCTCATTTTCCTATTACAGATCTCTCTCATATCAGTGACGATATTACGGATGGCTTATATCATGTAACGGATGATATGCCATTATCCCACTTTGATGCACTCCGCGTAGATTTCTCTTTAGCGCGATTAAAACATTATACGGGTACACCACCTGAGCATGTTCAGCCTTATATTTTGTTTACCAACTATAACCGTTATGTTGATGAGTTTGTGAATTGGGCCTGTGAGCAAATTCGTGATCCAGAAAGCCGTTATATCGCGTTATCTTGTGTAGGGCATAACTATTTAACCGCTGAAAATGCAGATCCGCAATTTGCTACATCCGATTTAACGTGGAAAAAATTCCAAATGCCTGCATATCATCTGATTGCTCGTGATGGCGGAGGAATTACCTTAGTGAATATTGGCGTTGGTCCAGCAAACGCAAAAAATATTTGTGACCATTTAGCGGTGTTACGTCCTCACGCGTGGCTAATGATTGGTCACTGTGGTGGGCTGCGTGAAAGCCAAAAAATTGGTGACTATGTCCTAGCACATGCCTATTTACGTGATGACCATATTTTAGATGATGTATTACCACCAGATATTCCTATTCCAAGTATTGCTGAAGTTCAGCGGGCACTATATGACGCAACTAAACAGGTAAGTAATATGCCTGGTGAGCTAGTTAAACAGCGTTTGCGTACGGGAACGGTGGTCACAACGGATGATCGTAACTGGGAGTTAAGATTTTTTGCAACTGCACGCAGATTTAGCCTTAGTCGAGCCGTCGCTGTGGATATGGAAAGTGCCACAATTGCTGCACAAGGTTATCGTTTCCGTGTCCCATATGGCACATTACTTTGCGTGTCAGACAAGCCGATTCACGGTGAAATCAAACTGCCGGGGCAAGCAAATAGTTTTTATGAAGGCGCAATATCGGAGCATCTACAAATTGGGATCCGTGCTATCGACCTGCTACGACAAGAAGGTGATAAGCTACACTCCCGAAAACTAAGAACATTCGACGAGCCGCCATTTAGATAA
- a CDS encoding GNAT family N-acetyltransferase — translation MIPKLETDRLILAKHEVSDFSALSQLWGQRSMVQHIGGVPSTERESWMRMLAYGGLWPLLGFGYWAVREKATGNYVGDLGFADFHRIVEPHVKGIPEAGWVIAPEYQGKGYATEAMQAALSWLIAEQKHQESICFIGPQNIPSLRVAEKLGYIQDKEVFMNGSISVLLRKNLI, via the coding sequence GTGATCCCTAAACTTGAAACAGATAGATTAATTTTAGCAAAACATGAGGTTAGTGATTTTTCAGCGCTTTCTCAGTTATGGGGACAACGCTCAATGGTTCAACATATTGGCGGTGTTCCTTCAACGGAGCGTGAATCCTGGATGCGAATGCTTGCATATGGCGGGCTTTGGCCTCTACTCGGGTTTGGTTATTGGGCTGTGAGAGAAAAAGCGACAGGAAATTATGTGGGGGACCTTGGGTTTGCCGATTTTCATCGTATTGTAGAACCTCACGTTAAAGGAATTCCTGAAGCGGGATGGGTAATTGCGCCTGAATATCAAGGCAAAGGTTACGCTACAGAGGCGATGCAAGCTGCATTGTCTTGGTTGATTGCGGAGCAAAAACACCAAGAAAGTATCTGCTTTATAGGGCCTCAAAATATACCCTCATTGCGTGTCGCTGAAAAGTTAGGGTATATACAAGATAAAGAAGTGTTCATGAACGGTAGTATCTCGGTATTGTTACGTAAAAATCTTATTTAG
- the accA gene encoding acetyl-CoA carboxylase carboxyl transferase subunit alpha, with protein sequence MSNHFLAFEKPIIELHEKIEALNAFKQKGHPSEIRLDEEIQLLEKKCQSLTENIFSSLGAWEIVQLARHPMRPYTLDYIPLIFTEFQELAGDRSFADDKALVGGLARLDGHPVMVMGQQKGRDTKEKVKRNFGMPSPEGYRKALRLMKMAERFKLPVITFIDSAGAYPGVGAEERGQAEAIARNIQEMSCLKTPIICVITGEGCSGGALGIGVGDRINMLEYSTYAAISPEGCASILWKDSQKAQVAAEVMGMTAPRLKALGIIDTIIPEPLGGAHRNYVLAAQYLKQQLIHDLNQLSALDQDTLLDLRYQKIMEIGYC encoded by the coding sequence ATGTCTAACCACTTTCTTGCATTCGAAAAACCCATTATTGAGCTTCATGAAAAAATTGAAGCATTGAATGCCTTTAAGCAAAAGGGTCATCCATCAGAAATAAGGCTTGATGAAGAGATCCAATTATTAGAGAAAAAATGCCAATCACTTACTGAGAATATTTTCTCTTCTTTAGGTGCATGGGAAATTGTGCAATTAGCTCGTCATCCAATGCGCCCTTACACATTGGATTATATCCCTCTCATATTTACTGAGTTTCAGGAATTAGCGGGGGATAGATCATTTGCAGATGACAAAGCGTTAGTCGGTGGATTAGCGCGTTTAGACGGTCATCCAGTTATGGTAATGGGACAACAAAAAGGGCGGGATACGAAGGAAAAAGTAAAACGTAATTTTGGAATGCCATCCCCTGAAGGATATCGAAAAGCGCTTCGATTAATGAAAATGGCGGAGCGATTTAAATTGCCAGTTATTACGTTCATTGATTCTGCTGGGGCTTACCCTGGTGTTGGCGCTGAAGAGCGTGGGCAAGCAGAAGCGATTGCGCGCAATATTCAGGAAATGTCTTGCCTCAAAACGCCGATTATTTGTGTGATCACTGGAGAAGGTTGTTCCGGTGGCGCACTTGGGATTGGAGTGGGGGACAGAATTAATATGTTGGAATACAGCACATACGCTGCAATCTCTCCAGAAGGTTGTGCCTCTATTTTATGGAAAGATTCCCAAAAAGCGCAAGTTGCGGCTGAGGTGATGGGAATGACCGCGCCGAGACTAAAAGCGCTAGGAATTATCGACACGATTATTCCTGAACCGTTAGGCGGAGCGCATCGAAATTATGTATTAGCTGCACAATATCTGAAGCAGCAACTTATCCACGATTTAAACCAACTTAGTGCATTAGATCAGGATACGTTATTGGATCTACGCTACCAAAAAATAATGGAAATTGGCTACTGCTAA
- a CDS encoding LysR family transcriptional regulator, whose amino-acid sequence MFVDLNLLKVFVAVATQGSFANAAKHLSMPTSNVSRQIKQLETQLNCRLIERTTRQMRLTEQGTLLLNKSQKLYLELDETLQQISASETLSGTLRLTIPSESGSVLFADLLARFALAHPELAIHCDTQLAPLDVIGDEVDLLLTFHRGALMDSSYHSKLVKSWDSVVVAAPKLIEKQGLPNTVDELSMMPCITSFSALQGQPWVFSTHHGQLKKVSINSQYRVNSGILASAAALNGLGFAILSKEGCQSAIQAGTLVEVSFDNMYPAPIELRAVYASKRSLSPKVDIFLSYLLKNI is encoded by the coding sequence ATGTTTGTTGATCTTAATTTATTGAAGGTATTTGTTGCGGTAGCCACTCAGGGAAGCTTTGCTAATGCCGCAAAACATCTTTCGATGCCAACATCAAATGTGAGTCGGCAAATTAAGCAGCTTGAAACTCAACTTAATTGCCGATTGATTGAACGAACTACACGGCAAATGCGCTTAACTGAGCAAGGTACTTTATTATTAAATAAGAGCCAAAAACTGTATTTAGAATTAGATGAAACCTTACAACAAATTAGCGCCTCAGAAACATTAAGTGGTACTTTGCGGCTAACGATTCCAAGTGAATCTGGCAGTGTATTATTTGCAGATTTACTGGCTCGATTTGCACTTGCTCATCCTGAGCTTGCTATCCATTGTGATACGCAGCTAGCACCTCTAGATGTTATTGGTGATGAAGTGGATTTATTACTGACTTTTCATCGTGGAGCGTTGATGGATAGTAGCTACCACTCAAAATTGGTTAAATCATGGGACAGTGTTGTTGTTGCAGCTCCGAAGTTAATTGAAAAACAAGGGCTACCCAACACTGTGGATGAACTCAGTATGATGCCCTGTATCACGAGTTTCAGTGCGTTGCAGGGACAGCCATGGGTTTTTAGCACACATCATGGTCAGTTAAAAAAAGTCAGTATTAACAGTCAGTACCGTGTGAACAGCGGTATTCTTGCCAGTGCGGCTGCACTCAATGGATTGGGATTTGCTATTTTATCAAAAGAGGGATGCCAAAGCGCAATTCAAGCGGGAACGTTGGTGGAAGTTAGTTTTGATAATATGTATCCAGCGCCGATTGAGTTGCGCGCAGTTTATGCCTCAAAACGTTCACTTTCGCCGAAAGTTGATATCTTTTTGAGTTACTTGCTGAAAAATATCTAG